In Bosea vestrisii, the following are encoded in one genomic region:
- a CDS encoding enoyl-CoA hydratase/isomerase family protein — protein sequence MDQAESPVLLTIEQAVATVTLNRPRVLNAIDPHMARSLADAIERIAQDGTARVLLLRGEGRAFCAGGDVARFAVEDPAAAVEAIIDPFHAALRALDALKLPTLAAVQGPVAGAGFSLALACDLCIAADDAVFTMAYSRIGASPDGSATYRLPRLVGARKALELALLAEPVDAAGALALGLVNRVVPAASLQSEAASLARRLAQGPTAAYARIKHLVGRSLGNDLSAQLDLEREAFLAGTRTADFREGAQAFLAKRSPQFEGR from the coding sequence ATGGACCAGGCCGAGAGCCCGGTGCTGCTCACGATCGAGCAGGCCGTCGCCACCGTCACGCTCAATCGTCCGCGCGTGCTCAACGCGATCGACCCGCACATGGCGCGCAGCCTTGCAGATGCGATCGAACGCATCGCGCAGGATGGCACGGCGCGCGTCCTGCTGTTGCGTGGCGAGGGGCGCGCCTTCTGCGCCGGCGGCGACGTCGCCCGCTTCGCCGTGGAAGACCCGGCAGCCGCGGTCGAGGCGATCATCGACCCGTTTCATGCTGCCTTGCGTGCGCTGGACGCGTTGAAGCTGCCGACACTCGCTGCGGTGCAGGGGCCAGTCGCCGGGGCCGGGTTCAGCCTCGCCTTGGCCTGCGATCTCTGCATCGCGGCTGATGATGCCGTCTTCACCATGGCCTATTCGCGCATCGGCGCCTCTCCCGACGGCTCGGCGACCTACCGGCTGCCTAGACTCGTGGGCGCGCGCAAGGCGCTCGAACTCGCCTTGCTGGCCGAGCCGGTCGATGCCGCCGGCGCGCTGGCGCTCGGACTGGTCAACCGCGTGGTGCCTGCCGCTTCGCTGCAGTCCGAAGCGGCGTCGCTGGCACGCCGGCTCGCGCAGGGACCGACGGCGGCCTATGCCCGGATCAAGCATCTCGTCGGCCGCTCGCTCGGCAACGACCTCTCCGCCCAGCTCGATCTCGAGCGCGAGGCTTTCCTCGCCGGCAC
- a CDS encoding Lrp/AsnC family transcriptional regulator, whose translation MSRSRPTVMLDALDLKIVEALKRDARISNIRLAEQIGLSPAPCLRRVKELERMGVIVGYEARLDRTLLGLSVMAFSEIQLKSTAAQAMDDFEKAASTIPEVARCYITSGGWDYMLEIYTESLAAFEQLSNRHLTQLPGVKRVRSRFALRELAQGR comes from the coding sequence ATGTCCCGCTCCAGACCGACCGTCATGCTCGATGCGCTTGATCTGAAGATCGTCGAGGCGCTGAAGCGCGACGCGCGCATCTCGAACATCCGGCTGGCGGAGCAGATCGGCCTCTCGCCGGCGCCTTGCCTGCGTCGCGTCAAGGAGTTGGAGCGGATGGGGGTGATCGTCGGCTATGAAGCCCGCCTCGACCGCACGCTCCTTGGCCTGAGCGTCATGGCGTTCTCGGAGATCCAGCTGAAATCGACCGCCGCACAGGCGATGGACGATTTCGAGAAGGCGGCCTCGACGATCCCGGAGGTCGCCCGCTGCTACATCACCTCGGGCGGCTGGGACTACATGCTGGAAATCTATACCGAAAGCCTCGCCGCCTTCGAGCAGCTCAGCAATCGCCACCTCACCCAGCTGCCGGGGGTCAAGCGCGTCAGATCACGCTTCGCCCTGAGGGAGCTGGCCCAGGGCAGGTGA
- a CDS encoding succinylglutamate desuccinylase/aspartoacylase family protein: protein MSRKSLISSSIPFDDEGVHRGYLRMPHSVHDSAYGHIPIPVAVAKRGSGPTVLLTGGVHGDEYEGPLFLYDLMRRLEELDLSGRIIIVPSVNHPAYLSATRVSPLDQINLNRSFPGSRDGSPTQVIAHYVSTVLLAMADYAIDMHAGGSSLQYLPTLFAPRWADPQKKAVIASLVEAFAPPRVAYFDSLTALDGEDRVFGNVADQNGCHFLTGEFGGGSTVNLDGKLVAEHGVLGVLRHIGVLPRETATTPPAKVRHLDIASPGLFAFSPVAGIFEPAFRLGDELQAGALAGLIHDPSTPWNEPLKVHFKEGGLALCIRTFAKVKPGDCLGHLGRDTTP, encoded by the coding sequence ATGAGCCGGAAATCGTTGATCTCGTCGTCGATTCCGTTCGACGACGAGGGGGTCCACCGCGGCTATCTGCGGATGCCTCACTCCGTCCACGATTCAGCCTATGGCCATATCCCGATCCCGGTCGCCGTCGCCAAGCGTGGCTCCGGCCCGACTGTCCTGCTCACCGGCGGCGTCCATGGCGATGAGTATGAGGGTCCGCTCTTCCTCTATGACCTGATGCGGCGCCTCGAAGAGCTCGATCTCTCCGGCCGGATCATCATCGTCCCGTCGGTCAACCATCCGGCCTATTTGTCGGCGACGCGCGTCTCGCCGCTCGACCAGATCAACCTGAACCGCTCCTTCCCCGGCAGCCGCGATGGCTCGCCGACGCAGGTTATCGCCCATTACGTCTCGACTGTGCTGTTGGCGATGGCCGACTACGCCATCGACATGCATGCCGGCGGCTCATCGCTGCAGTACCTGCCGACCCTGTTCGCGCCGCGCTGGGCGGATCCGCAGAAGAAGGCCGTGATCGCCAGTCTGGTCGAGGCCTTCGCGCCGCCGCGCGTCGCCTATTTCGACAGCTTGACGGCACTCGATGGCGAGGACCGCGTCTTCGGCAACGTCGCCGACCAGAATGGCTGCCATTTCCTCACCGGCGAATTCGGTGGCGGCTCGACCGTCAACCTCGACGGCAAGCTGGTCGCCGAGCACGGCGTTCTCGGCGTGCTTCGCCATATCGGCGTGTTGCCGCGCGAGACCGCGACGACGCCGCCCGCGAAGGTTCGCCATCTCGACATCGCCTCGCCCGGCCTCTTCGCCTTCTCGCCGGTGGCGGGAATCTTCGAGCCGGCCTTCCGGCTCGGCGACGAACTGCAGGCAGGCGCGCTGGCCGGCCTGATCCACGATCCGTCGACGCCGTGGAACGAGCCGCTGAAGGTGCATTTCAAGGAAGGCGGCCTGGCGCTCTGCATCCGCACCTTCGCCAAGGTGAAGCCGGGCGACTGCCTCGGCCATCTCGGCCGCGACACCACGCCCTGA
- a CDS encoding MFS transporter, whose amino-acid sequence MSNGSGQGKQGKAAAIGAAVAGTVFEYYDFAVYGFLAIYIAKVFFPTGDALTSLLLTVATFGVGFFMRPVGAIVLGGYADRAGRKAGLTLTISLMALGTGIIALAPSYETIGVAAPLLIVVGRLLQGFSGGGELGSATAFLLEHAGENQRGRIGSLQQVSQAGSLLLGSLVSAAFAAMLTQEQMVAWGWRIPFLIGLLIVPIGLYLRANVKEGETFTKRDNPSQQPIRDVVSLHGGKIAAGFGVTIAWTVCTYCLLIYMPTFSVRELGLLPAQSLLANALGLVAVCVFAYLSGTLSDKVGRRPPMILAAAAIALSAYFAFAYLTAAPSLERLILVQLFMGALVGIYTGPAPSLMGEMFPVEVRSSGFSIAYNFAVTIFGGFAPFISTWLIASTGSKLAPAIYVMIATVISIAALTLLRTTPSTADAAPARA is encoded by the coding sequence ATGTCGAACGGATCGGGGCAGGGCAAGCAAGGGAAGGCAGCGGCCATCGGCGCCGCCGTCGCCGGAACGGTGTTCGAATACTACGATTTCGCCGTCTACGGCTTCCTCGCGATCTACATCGCCAAGGTCTTCTTTCCGACCGGCGATGCGCTGACCTCGCTCCTGCTCACGGTCGCGACCTTCGGCGTCGGCTTCTTCATGCGTCCGGTCGGCGCGATCGTGCTTGGCGGCTATGCCGACCGGGCCGGCCGCAAGGCTGGATTGACGTTGACGATCAGCCTGATGGCGCTCGGCACCGGCATCATCGCGCTGGCGCCTTCCTATGAGACGATCGGCGTCGCCGCGCCGCTGCTGATCGTCGTCGGCCGGCTGCTGCAGGGCTTCTCCGGCGGCGGCGAGCTTGGCAGCGCGACTGCCTTCCTGCTCGAACATGCCGGCGAGAACCAGCGCGGCCGCATCGGCAGCCTGCAGCAGGTCAGCCAGGCCGGCTCGCTGCTGCTTGGCTCGCTCGTCAGCGCCGCCTTCGCCGCGATGCTGACCCAGGAGCAGATGGTCGCCTGGGGCTGGCGCATCCCGTTCCTGATCGGCCTGCTGATCGTCCCGATCGGTCTTTATCTGCGTGCCAACGTCAAGGAAGGCGAGACCTTCACCAAGCGCGATAACCCGTCGCAACAGCCGATCAGGGATGTGGTCTCATTGCATGGCGGCAAGATCGCCGCCGGTTTCGGTGTGACGATCGCCTGGACGGTCTGCACCTACTGCCTGCTGATCTACATGCCGACCTTCTCGGTGCGCGAGCTCGGCCTGCTGCCGGCACAGTCGCTGCTCGCCAATGCGCTCGGCCTCGTGGCGGTCTGCGTCTTCGCCTACCTGTCGGGCACACTCTCCGACAAGGTCGGCCGGCGCCCGCCGATGATCCTGGCGGCCGCGGCGATCGCTCTTTCCGCCTATTTTGCCTTCGCCTATCTGACGGCGGCCCCTTCGCTCGAACGCCTCATCCTGGTCCAGCTCTTCATGGGAGCGCTGGTCGGGATCTATACCGGCCCTGCGCCGTCGCTGATGGGCGAGATGTTCCCGGTCGAGGTCCGCTCCTCCGGTTTCTCGATCGCCTACAACTTCGCGGTCACGATCTTCGGCGGCTTCGCCCCGTTCATCTCGACCTGGCTGATCGCCTCGACCGGATCGAAGCTCGCCCCGGCGATCTATGTGATGATCGCGACAGTGATCAGCATCGCAGCCCTCACCTTGCTGCGCACGACGCCGTCGACGGCGGACGCGGCCCCAGCGCGGGCTTGA
- a CDS encoding branched-chain amino acid aminotransferase, giving the protein MTLAITRTTAPKPIPQDVSGTFGAYFTDHMFLMDYDEERGWHDRRIVPFGPISIHPCCSAIQYGQSIFDGHKAYRCEDGVIRLFRPHAHLERINKSTARLCMPAVDPQDVLEAMVALVGLDRDWVPQRPGQALYIRETMIGTEGFMAVRPAKQYTFMIFLSPVGAYYAEGADPVKILVSDTYVRAARGGIGAAKAAANYGASLLASEEAKAQGHTQVLWLDSTHRRFIEEVGTMNVMLRIGDEIVTPPLSDSILPGVTRFTALDLLRHWGERVSERDIAIDELIAGIEDGSVSEMWGIGTAAVVSPIGALTYRGKTVTVADGKTGPTTAKLYREITTLHTQAGRDHHGWRIDVP; this is encoded by the coding sequence ATGACGCTTGCGATCACCAGGACGACCGCACCGAAGCCCATCCCGCAGGATGTCTCCGGCACGTTCGGCGCCTACTTCACCGACCACATGTTCCTCATGGACTATGATGAGGAGAGGGGCTGGCACGACCGGCGCATCGTGCCGTTCGGGCCGATCTCGATCCATCCCTGCTGCTCGGCGATCCAGTACGGCCAGTCGATCTTCGATGGTCACAAGGCCTATCGCTGCGAGGACGGCGTCATCCGCCTGTTCCGGCCGCATGCGCATCTCGAACGTATCAACAAGTCCACGGCGCGCCTGTGCATGCCCGCCGTCGATCCGCAGGACGTGCTCGAGGCGATGGTCGCGCTCGTCGGGCTCGACCGCGACTGGGTTCCGCAGCGGCCCGGCCAGGCGCTCTATATCCGCGAGACCATGATCGGCACGGAAGGCTTCATGGCCGTCCGGCCGGCCAAGCAATACACCTTCATGATCTTCCTCTCCCCGGTCGGCGCCTATTACGCGGAAGGCGCCGATCCGGTGAAGATCCTGGTCTCCGACACCTATGTCCGGGCAGCGCGCGGCGGCATCGGGGCGGCGAAGGCAGCGGCGAATTACGGCGCGAGCCTGCTGGCCTCGGAGGAGGCGAAGGCGCAGGGCCATACCCAGGTGCTGTGGCTCGATTCGACGCATCGCCGCTTTATCGAGGAGGTCGGCACGATGAACGTCATGCTGAGGATCGGGGACGAGATCGTCACCCCGCCATTGAGCGACTCGATCCTGCCCGGCGTCACCCGCTTCACGGCGCTCGACCTGCTGCGCCACTGGGGCGAGCGGGTCAGCGAGCGTGACATCGCCATCGACGAGCTCATCGCTGGCATCGAGGACGGCTCCGTCTCGGAGATGTGGGGGATCGGCACGGCGGCCGTCGTCTCGCCGATCGGGGCGCTGACCTATCGCGGCAAGACGGTCACGGTCGCCGATGGCAAGACCGGCCCGACCACCGCGAAGCTCTACCGGGAGATCACCACGCTCCATACCCAGGCCGGTCGCGATCACCATGGCTGGCGTATCGATGTGCCTTGA
- a CDS encoding SDR family oxidoreductase — protein sequence MKLAGKTALITGAGKGLGLEIARGLAENGAHVVLHGRKPAELDEAKHTLEQAGAGVSVLVADLADEASTAVACRRLVDDRGSIDFLVNNAGARDRRPLDQLDRAAFRGLLEVNLIAPFDLVRQLAPHMPDGGRIVNITSIAGRIARAGDPGYIATKGGLDALTKALAAELGHRAITVNAVAPGFFATEANAALVADPAIAERLSHRTSLGRWGVPKELVGAVVFLCSPEASFITGVTLPVDGGYLAHF from the coding sequence ATGAAGCTGGCAGGTAAGACGGCCCTGATCACCGGTGCCGGCAAAGGCCTCGGGCTCGAAATCGCCCGCGGCCTTGCCGAGAACGGCGCCCATGTCGTGCTGCACGGGCGCAAGCCGGCCGAGCTCGACGAAGCGAAACATACGTTGGAGCAAGCCGGTGCCGGCGTCTCCGTCCTCGTCGCGGACCTGGCGGACGAGGCCTCGACCGCTGTAGCGTGCCGCCGGCTCGTCGACGACCGCGGCAGCATCGACTTCCTCGTCAACAATGCTGGCGCGCGCGACCGGCGCCCGCTCGACCAGCTCGACCGCGCCGCCTTCCGCGGGCTGCTGGAGGTCAACCTGATCGCACCGTTCGACCTGGTGCGGCAGCTGGCGCCGCATATGCCGGATGGCGGCCGGATCGTGAACATCACCTCGATTGCAGGGCGGATCGCCCGCGCCGGGGATCCCGGCTATATCGCCACCAAGGGCGGGCTCGACGCGTTGACGAAGGCGCTCGCCGCCGAGCTCGGTCATCGCGCGATCACCGTCAACGCGGTCGCGCCTGGCTTCTTCGCGACCGAGGCCAATGCGGCGCTGGTCGCGGACCCGGCCATCGCCGAGCGACTGTCGCATCGCACCTCGCTCGGGCGCTGGGGTGTGCCGAAGGAGCTGGTGGGCGCGGTCGTGTTCCTCTGTTCGCCCGAGGCTTCGTTCATCACCGGCGTCACGCTGCCCGTCGACGGCGGCTATCTCGCTCATTTCTAG